In Papilio machaon chromosome W, ilPapMach1.1, whole genome shotgun sequence, a single genomic region encodes these proteins:
- the LOC123722988 gene encoding uncharacterized protein LOC123722988 encodes MFPKNKSPLCNKCHEAVSDFVLCRECENRYHHASAGITENAYRRMGQEKRANWKCTSCRNPSPENPVLADLLNEIKCFREDFCTMKSDFNSFKSEIHCIAQSVQDLTNKWSDLELRLNNMESRLEIAEGKTSVIMDSMKDFENTNQYQDQFSRLNNLELSGVPSHRGENLNKILGDLCNFVGFTLLNTDVDTIHRVRPYNNPASDATNLPLRHPAIVIRFCQRRRKDELLAAMRARRGLTTADLGMHGPALPVYLSDHLTPHNKLL; translated from the coding sequence ATGtttcctaaaaataaatcgcCGCTCTGCAATAAATGTCATGAAGCTGTAAGTGACTTTGTTCTGTGCCGCGAGTGTGAGAATAGATATCATCACGCTTCTGCCGGTATTACTGAAAACGCCTATCGACGCATGGGGCAGGAGAAACGCGCCAACTGGAAATGCACCTCCTGTCGGAACCCCTCACCTGAAAATCCCGTTTTGGCTGATCtccttaatgaaattaaatgctTCCGTGAAGATTTTTGCACAATGAAAAGCGACTTCAACTCTTTTAAGTCAGAGATACATTGTATTGCTCAAAGTGTGCAGGATCTCACTAATAAGTGGAGTGACTTGGAGTTGCGCCTCAACAACATGGAGAGCAGACTTGAGATCGCGGAAGGAAAAACCTCTGTTATTATGGATTCAATGAAAGATTTTGAAAACACTAACCAATATCAAGACCAATTCTCCCGCCTAAACAATCTTGAGCTGTCTGGGGTTCCCTCACACAGAGGAGAAAACCTAAACAAAATTCTAGGTGATCTGTGTAATTTTGTGGGCTTCACTTTGCTCAACACTGATGTTGACACTATACATCGTGTCCGGCCGTACAACAATCCTGCCTCTGACGCAACTAATCTACCGCTGCGACATCCTGCCATCGTGATCCGCTTCTGCCAGCGCCGGCGCAAGGACGAGCTGCTGGCTGCTATGCGAGCACGTCGTGGCCTCACCACGGCGGACCTCGGGATGCACGGCCCAGCGCTGCCCGTCTACCTCAGCGATCACCTCACCCCGCATAACAAGCTCCTCTGA
- the LOC106715419 gene encoding uncharacterized protein LOC106715419 produces the protein MAGKYTARIAGVLRWLGSAVLNISRPDRAQVLMARYQVLDDQMADLYAAYRGILELGLEADAMAKINADIDQADDLADQIIQAVGCLKGSSAADARVTAESEASPALMSRLPLLDLPQFNGNLDQWVAFKNLFESIVHSRRDLTPAQKLAYLLASLTGEAKGLVQHLGLVDGNYEIARDLIVGTRMFGD, from the coding sequence ATGGCCGGCAAATATACCGCTAGGATAGCAGGCGTGCTGAGATGGCTCGGCTCAGcggttttgaatatttctaggCCGGACCGTGCGCAGGTCCTTATGGCTAGATATCAGGTTCTAGACGATCAAATGGCGGATCTATATGCGGCGTACCGTGGCATTCTAGAGTTAGGCTTAGAAGCGGATGCCATGGCGAAGATTAATGCTGACATTGATCAGGCCGACGACCTGGCTGATCAAATTATTCAGGCTGTCGGTTGCCTTAAGGGGTCAAGCGCTGCTGACGCGCGCGTTACTGCGGAATCGGAGGCGTCACCAGCGCTCATGAGTAGATTGCCGCTGCTCGATTTGCCACAATTTAACGGTAACTTGGACCAGTGGGtcgcatttaaaaatttatttgaaagcatTGTTCACAGTCGTAGGGATTTGACCCCTGCTCAGAAGCTTGCTTATTTGTTGGCGTCGTTAACGGGAGAGGCCAAGGGTCTTGTCCAACATTTAGGTCTTGTTGACGGTAATTATGAAATCGCCCGGGACTTAATCGTAGGTACCAGAATGTTCGGCGATTAG